The Acidimicrobiales bacterium genome window below encodes:
- the gltB gene encoding glutamate synthase large subunit gives MTTTKGPASRRPAPRHPGAPLYDPAFEHDACGIALVADLHGRRSHGLVRQAITALEHLAHRGATGAEVATGDGAGILVQVPHGFLAGAMGVDLPGPGEYAVGTVFLPAERSDADKAQRRVEELATEEGLAVLGWRDVPVEPACLGASARRAMPRMAQVAVVPRPGWPAADPVALDRLAFCLRKRVEHEVHGAYVASLSARTLVYKGMLTGHQLAEFFPDLSDPSFDSGLALVHSRFSTNTFPSWPLAHPYRYLAHNGEINTLRGNRNWMRAREALLASDLIPGDLARLFPVCDPDGSDSASFDEVLELLHLGGRSLPHAVLMMIPEAWENHTAMDPARRAFYRYHASLMEPWDGPAGVVFTDGTVAGGVLDRNGLRPARYWVTDDGLVVLASEVGVLDIDPAVVVRKGRLQPGRMFLVDTAQGRIVDDAEIKAQLAAEHPYGQWLEEGQVTLDDLPPRMMLTPQHASVVTHQQLFGYTDEELRLILAPMARSGVEPLGSMGHDAAIAALSERPRLVFDYFTQLFAQVTNPPLDAIREELVTSGRSKLGPEGNLLEPTAASCRQIILPNPVIDNDDLAKLAYVNEHGETPGYNAFAIDGLFDPSGGGEALREAVEDVRRRVSIAIALGSNVIILSDRNSNARLAPIPSLLLTAAVHEHLVREKSRTRVGLVVETGDAREVHHIALLIGYGASAVNPYLAFETIDDMIARNLLEGVSPRQARSHYIKAACKGVIKIMSKMGVSTVASYTGAQIFEAVGVAPEVVDEYFTGTVSRIGGVGLDVLAREVAARHRLAHYDRPTERAHRELEGGGEYQWRREGEVHLFNPKTVFKLQHATRAKRYDIFKEYTRLVDDQSAALATLRGLLRLREGVLPAVPVDEVEPVADIVSRFATGAMSYGSISAEAHETLAIAMNRLGGKSNTGEGGEDAERFVPDDNGDLRRSAIKQVASARFGVTSEYLVNADDLQIKIAQGAKPGEGGQLPGHKVYPWIAKTRFSTPGVGLISPPPHHDIYSIEDIAQLIHDLKSANPKARVHVKLVAEVGVGTVAAGVAKAKSDVVLISGHDGGTGASPLTSIKHAGIPWELGLAETQQTLVLNGLRDRIVVQVDGQLKTGRDVVVAALLGAEEFGFATAPLVVSGCVMMRVCHLDTCPVGIATQNPELRKRFAGKPEFVENFFEFIAEEVREYLAALGLRSIEEAVGRVDLLDVLEATDHFKARGLDLSPILAQPEEGPPTERHCCRVQDHGLDKALDHRFLEACRPAIEDGATVSVELPIANVDRTVGTLLGYEITSRHGAAGLPDGSISLTFRGSAGQSFGAFVPRGVTLRLYGDANDYLAKGLSGGRVVVRPPESSPFAAEEHIIAGNVILYGATAGECYVRGQVGERFCVRNSGATAVVEGVGDHGCEYMTGGRVVVLGPTGRNFGAGMSGGIAYVYDPGRDFAERVNFEMVDLDPLDEEDRQWLCDTVARHGEETGSAVAGRLLESWGAALGDFVKVMPRDYRRVLEATRRAVDEGVSVDEAVMAASHG, from the coding sequence GTGACGACAACGAAGGGCCCTGCCTCCCGAAGGCCTGCTCCACGCCACCCCGGCGCGCCCCTGTACGACCCCGCTTTCGAGCACGACGCCTGCGGGATCGCGCTGGTGGCCGACCTGCACGGCCGGCGCAGCCACGGGCTCGTCCGCCAGGCGATCACCGCCCTCGAGCACCTCGCCCACCGGGGTGCCACCGGCGCCGAGGTGGCGACCGGGGACGGGGCCGGCATCCTGGTCCAGGTGCCCCACGGCTTCCTGGCCGGTGCCATGGGCGTGGACCTCCCCGGGCCCGGGGAGTACGCCGTCGGCACCGTGTTCCTGCCCGCGGAGCGCAGCGACGCCGACAAGGCGCAGCGCCGCGTGGAGGAGCTCGCCACCGAGGAGGGCCTGGCCGTGCTCGGGTGGCGCGACGTGCCCGTCGAGCCGGCGTGCCTGGGCGCCTCGGCGCGCCGCGCCATGCCCCGCATGGCCCAGGTGGCGGTGGTGCCGCGCCCGGGGTGGCCGGCGGCGGACCCCGTCGCCCTCGACCGGCTCGCCTTCTGCCTGCGCAAGCGGGTCGAGCACGAGGTGCACGGCGCCTACGTGGCGTCGCTGTCGGCGAGGACCCTCGTGTACAAGGGCATGCTCACCGGGCACCAGCTGGCCGAGTTCTTCCCCGACCTCTCCGACCCGTCGTTCGACAGCGGCCTGGCCCTGGTGCACTCGCGCTTCTCGACCAACACCTTCCCGTCATGGCCGCTGGCGCACCCGTACAGGTACCTGGCCCACAACGGCGAGATCAACACCCTGCGTGGGAACCGCAATTGGATGCGCGCCCGCGAGGCGCTGCTCGCCAGCGACCTCATCCCCGGCGATCTGGCGCGGTTGTTCCCCGTCTGCGACCCTGACGGCAGCGACTCGGCGTCGTTCGACGAGGTCCTCGAGCTGCTGCACCTGGGCGGCCGCAGCCTGCCCCACGCCGTGCTCATGATGATCCCCGAGGCGTGGGAGAACCACACCGCCATGGACCCGGCGCGCCGCGCCTTCTACCGGTACCACGCCTCGCTCATGGAGCCCTGGGACGGCCCCGCCGGGGTGGTCTTCACCGACGGGACCGTGGCCGGCGGGGTGCTCGACCGCAACGGGCTGCGGCCCGCCCGCTACTGGGTGACCGACGACGGCCTCGTGGTCCTGGCGTCCGAGGTGGGCGTGCTCGACATCGATCCGGCCGTGGTGGTGCGCAAGGGGCGGCTCCAGCCCGGCCGGATGTTCCTGGTGGACACCGCCCAGGGCCGCATCGTCGACGACGCCGAGATCAAGGCCCAGCTCGCCGCCGAGCACCCCTACGGCCAGTGGCTCGAGGAGGGACAGGTCACCCTGGACGACCTCCCACCGCGCATGATGCTCACCCCGCAGCACGCGTCGGTGGTGACCCATCAGCAGCTGTTCGGCTACACCGACGAGGAGCTCCGCCTCATCCTGGCTCCGATGGCCAGGAGCGGTGTGGAGCCGCTCGGGTCGATGGGCCACGACGCCGCCATCGCCGCGCTGTCGGAGCGCCCGCGCCTCGTCTTCGACTACTTCACCCAGCTGTTCGCGCAGGTGACCAACCCGCCGCTCGACGCCATCCGCGAGGAGCTGGTGACGTCGGGCCGGTCGAAGCTCGGCCCCGAGGGCAACCTGCTCGAGCCCACGGCGGCGTCGTGCCGCCAGATCATCCTGCCCAACCCGGTCATCGACAACGACGACCTCGCCAAGCTCGCCTACGTCAACGAGCACGGGGAGACGCCCGGCTACAACGCCTTCGCCATCGACGGGTTGTTCGACCCGTCCGGCGGCGGCGAGGCGCTGCGCGAGGCCGTCGAGGACGTCCGCCGGCGGGTGAGCATCGCCATCGCGCTGGGCTCGAACGTCATCATCCTGTCGGACCGCAACTCCAACGCCCGCCTGGCGCCCATCCCGTCGCTGCTGCTCACGGCGGCGGTGCACGAGCACCTCGTGCGCGAGAAGTCCCGGACCCGCGTCGGCCTCGTGGTCGAGACCGGAGACGCTCGCGAGGTGCACCACATCGCGCTGCTCATCGGGTACGGCGCGTCGGCCGTGAACCCCTACCTCGCCTTCGAGACCATCGACGACATGATCGCCCGCAACCTGCTCGAGGGGGTCTCGCCCCGCCAGGCGCGGTCGCACTACATCAAGGCGGCCTGCAAGGGCGTCATCAAGATCATGTCGAAGATGGGCGTCTCGACGGTGGCGTCGTACACCGGGGCCCAGATCTTCGAGGCCGTGGGCGTCGCCCCCGAGGTCGTCGACGAGTACTTCACCGGCACCGTGAGCCGGATCGGCGGCGTCGGGCTCGACGTGCTGGCGCGAGAGGTCGCGGCGCGCCACCGGCTGGCACACTACGACCGCCCGACCGAGCGTGCGCACCGCGAGCTGGAGGGTGGCGGCGAGTACCAGTGGCGCCGCGAGGGCGAGGTCCACCTCTTCAACCCGAAGACCGTCTTCAAGCTGCAGCACGCCACCCGGGCCAAGCGCTACGACATCTTCAAGGAGTACACCCGCCTCGTCGACGACCAGTCGGCCGCCCTGGCCACCCTGCGCGGCCTGCTGCGCCTGCGCGAGGGCGTGCTGCCGGCCGTGCCCGTCGACGAGGTCGAGCCGGTGGCCGACATCGTGTCGCGCTTCGCCACGGGGGCCATGTCCTACGGGTCGATCTCCGCCGAGGCCCACGAGACGCTCGCCATCGCCATGAACCGTCTGGGTGGCAAGTCCAACACGGGGGAGGGGGGCGAGGACGCCGAGCGGTTCGTCCCCGACGACAACGGCGACCTCCGCCGCAGCGCCATCAAGCAGGTGGCCTCGGCACGCTTCGGCGTCACCAGCGAGTACCTGGTCAACGCCGACGACCTCCAGATCAAGATCGCCCAGGGCGCCAAGCCCGGGGAGGGCGGCCAGCTGCCGGGCCACAAGGTCTACCCGTGGATCGCCAAGACCCGCTTCTCGACGCCGGGGGTGGGGCTCATCTCCCCGCCGCCGCACCACGACATCTACTCGATCGAGGACATCGCCCAGCTGATCCACGACCTGAAGTCGGCCAACCCGAAGGCCCGGGTGCACGTCAAGCTCGTCGCCGAGGTCGGGGTGGGAACCGTGGCCGCCGGCGTCGCCAAGGCCAAGTCGGACGTGGTGCTGATCTCCGGCCACGACGGCGGTACCGGCGCCAGCCCCCTCACCTCGATCAAGCACGCCGGCATCCCCTGGGAGCTCGGCCTGGCCGAGACCCAGCAGACGCTCGTGCTCAACGGCCTGCGCGACCGGATCGTCGTACAGGTGGACGGGCAGCTGAAGACCGGCCGGGACGTGGTCGTCGCCGCCCTCCTCGGCGCCGAGGAATTCGGTTTCGCCACTGCGCCCCTGGTGGTGTCGGGGTGCGTGATGATGCGCGTCTGTCACCTCGACACCTGCCCCGTGGGGATCGCCACGCAGAACCCCGAGCTGCGCAAGCGCTTCGCCGGGAAGCCGGAGTTCGTGGAGAACTTCTTCGAGTTCATCGCCGAGGAGGTGCGCGAGTACCTCGCCGCGCTCGGGCTGCGCTCGATCGAGGAGGCCGTGGGTCGCGTCGACCTGCTCGACGTGCTCGAGGCCACCGACCACTTCAAGGCGAGGGGCCTCGACCTCTCGCCCATCCTGGCGCAGCCCGAGGAAGGGCCGCCCACCGAACGGCACTGCTGCCGGGTGCAGGACCACGGGCTCGACAAGGCGCTCGACCACCGGTTCCTGGAGGCCTGCCGCCCCGCCATCGAGGACGGCGCCACGGTGTCGGTGGAGCTGCCGATCGCCAACGTCGACCGGACGGTGGGGACGCTCCTCGGCTACGAGATCACCTCCCGCCACGGTGCCGCCGGGCTCCCCGACGGGTCCATCTCGCTCACGTTCCGCGGCTCGGCCGGGCAGAGCTTCGGCGCCTTCGTCCCCCGGGGCGTGACGCTGCGCCTGTACGGCGACGCCAACGACTACCTGGCGAAGGGCCTGTCGGGCGGCCGCGTGGTGGTGCGGCCCCCGGAGTCCTCCCCGTTCGCGGCCGAGGAGCACATCATCGCCGGCAACGTCATCCTCTACGGCGCCACCGCGGGCGAGTGCTACGTGCGCGGCCAGGTGGGTGAGCGCTTCTGCGTCCGCAATTCGGGCGCCACCGCCGTGGTCGAGGGCGTGGGCGACCACGGGTGCGAGTACATGACGGGTGGGCGGGTCGTGGTGCTCGGCCCGACGGGGCGCAACTTCGGGGCCGGCATGTCGGGCGGGATCGCCTATGTCTACGACCCCGGCCGGGACTTCGCCGAGCGGGTCAACTTCGAGATGGTCGACCTGGACCCGCTCGACGAGGAGGACCGGCAGTGGCTGTGCGACACCGTGGCGCGCCACGGTGAGGAGACCGGTTCCGCCGTCGCCGGCCGACTGCTCGAGTCGTGGGGGGCGGCGCTGGGCGACTTCGTGAAGGTGATGCCGCGCGACTACCGCCGCGTCCTCGAGGCCACGCGCCGGGCGGTGGACGAGGGCGTGTCGGTGGACGAGGCGGTCATGGCCGCCTCGCACGGCTAG
- the thiO gene encoding glycine oxidase ThiO, giving the protein MTATSRPPAAAGDDRRYDVVVVGGGAIGLATAWTLAARGLAVAVVDPEPGRGASWAAAGMLAPVSEVHHGEEPLLALALAAARQWPAFAAELEAAVGRSVGYRATGTLVVAVDDGDRAWTEELLAFQRDLGLDVQWLSGRAARHLEPGVAPGVRGAIWVADDHQVHTRLLVGALLDAAAGAGAELWRDRAVSLECGGGAVSGVHLAAGPRLRAGCVVLAAGCWSGGLDGLPDGAVPPVRPVKGQILRLTPTGQAGTGPAPVLGRTVRGIVRGASVYLVPRQDGSVVVGATMEERGFDTAVTAGAVYELLRDAHRVVPGVTELVLGEARAGLRPGSPDNAPIVGRPAVAGVDGLVVATGHFRQGILLTPITARAVAAIVDGAEPPAEMAPFGPGRFAGVATRAGP; this is encoded by the coding sequence GTGACGGCCACGAGTCGCCCGCCGGCCGCGGCCGGCGACGACCGCCGCTACGACGTGGTGGTGGTCGGCGGCGGCGCCATCGGGCTGGCGACGGCCTGGACGCTGGCGGCGCGGGGCCTGGCGGTGGCGGTCGTCGACCCCGAGCCCGGCCGGGGGGCGTCGTGGGCGGCGGCCGGGATGCTCGCCCCCGTGAGCGAGGTCCATCACGGCGAGGAGCCCCTCTTGGCCCTGGCCCTGGCGGCGGCGCGGCAGTGGCCGGCGTTCGCCGCCGAGCTCGAGGCGGCCGTCGGGCGATCCGTCGGCTACCGGGCCACCGGGACGCTGGTGGTGGCGGTCGACGACGGTGACCGGGCCTGGACCGAGGAGCTCCTCGCCTTCCAGCGCGACCTCGGCCTCGACGTGCAGTGGCTCTCCGGGCGCGCCGCGCGCCACTTGGAGCCGGGCGTGGCCCCCGGCGTGCGCGGGGCCATCTGGGTGGCCGACGACCACCAGGTGCACACCCGCCTGCTCGTGGGGGCGCTGCTCGACGCCGCTGCCGGGGCGGGGGCCGAGCTGTGGAGGGACCGGGCGGTCTCGCTCGAGTGCGGCGGCGGCGCCGTGTCGGGCGTGCACCTCGCCGCCGGCCCCCGGCTGCGCGCCGGGTGCGTGGTGCTCGCCGCCGGGTGCTGGTCGGGCGGGCTCGACGGGCTCCCCGACGGGGCGGTGCCCCCGGTGCGGCCCGTGAAGGGCCAGATCCTTCGTCTCACCCCCACCGGCCAGGCGGGCACCGGACCGGCACCCGTGCTCGGCCGGACGGTACGCGGCATCGTGCGCGGCGCCTCGGTGTACCTGGTGCCGCGCCAGGACGGCAGTGTGGTGGTGGGCGCCACGATGGAGGAGCGCGGCTTCGACACCGCGGTCACCGCCGGTGCCGTCTACGAGCTGTTGCGCGACGCACACCGCGTCGTGCCGGGTGTCACCGAGCTCGTCCTCGGCGAGGCGCGTGCCGGACTGCGACCGGGCTCCCCCGACAACGCGCCCATCGTCGGGCGGCCCGCGGTGGCGGGCGTCGACGGCCTGGTGGTGGCCACCGGCCACTTCCGCCAGGGCATCCTCCTCACCCCGATCACCGCCCGGGCGGTGGCGGCCATCGTCGACGGTGCCGAGCCACCGGCGGAGATGGCGCCCTTCGGGCCGGGGCGATTCGCCGGCGTGGCGACGCGCGCCGGGCCCTGA
- the thiS gene encoding sulfur carrier protein ThiS yields the protein MGELRIVVNGQEHTVAPGATVADLVRSWCASPTGIAVARNREVVPRSEWDSTPLMARDVLEIVTAAAGG from the coding sequence GTGGGTGAGCTCCGGATCGTGGTGAACGGCCAGGAGCACACCGTGGCGCCCGGTGCCACCGTGGCGGACCTGGTCCGCTCGTGGTGCGCCTCCCCCACCGGGATCGCCGTGGCACGCAACCGCGAAGTCGTGCCCCGCAGCGAGTGGGACAGCACGCCGCTGATGGCGCGCGACGTCCTGGAGATCGTGACCGCGGCGGCGGGCGGCTGA
- a CDS encoding thiazole synthase — MAADRADFVIAGQALRSRLVLGTGGIASLEVLDAVVEASGAALATVAVRRVDPAARGGILDVLRARGVAVLPNTAGCFTAAEAVLTAKLAREAFDTDWVKLEVIGDEDTLLPDAVELLDAAEQLCDQGFVVLPYTNDDPVLARRLEQAGCAAVMPLGSPIGSGLGIRNPHNIALITEASIVPVILDAGIGTASDAAQAMELGCAGVMVATAITRARDPVRMAGAFRAAVEAGHQARLAGRIPRRHRAQASSPVDGLADL, encoded by the coding sequence ATGGCCGCGGACCGCGCCGACTTCGTCATCGCCGGGCAGGCGCTCCGCTCGCGGCTGGTCCTCGGTACCGGCGGCATCGCCAGCCTCGAGGTGCTCGACGCCGTGGTCGAGGCCTCGGGCGCGGCCCTCGCCACCGTGGCCGTGCGGCGGGTCGACCCCGCGGCCCGCGGCGGGATCCTCGACGTGCTGCGGGCGCGGGGCGTGGCCGTGCTCCCCAACACCGCCGGCTGCTTCACCGCCGCCGAGGCCGTCCTGACGGCCAAGCTGGCCCGAGAGGCCTTCGACACCGACTGGGTGAAGCTCGAGGTGATCGGGGACGAGGACACGCTGCTGCCCGATGCCGTGGAGCTGCTCGACGCCGCCGAGCAGCTGTGCGACCAGGGCTTCGTCGTCCTGCCCTACACCAACGACGACCCCGTGCTGGCCCGGCGCCTCGAGCAGGCCGGGTGCGCGGCGGTCATGCCCCTGGGCTCCCCCATCGGCAGCGGCCTGGGCATCCGCAACCCCCACAACATCGCCCTCATCACCGAGGCGTCCATCGTGCCGGTGATCCTCGACGCCGGCATCGGCACCGCCTCGGACGCCGCCCAGGCGATGGAGCTGGGCTGCGCGGGCGTCATGGTCGCCACCGCCATCACCCGGGCGCGCGACCCGGTGCGCATGGCCGGCGCCTTCCGAGCCGCCGTGGAGGCCGGGCACCAGGCCCGGCTGGCGGGCCGCATCCCCCGCCGCCACCGGGCGCAGGCCTCCAGCCCCGTCGACGGGCTCGCGGACCTCTGA
- the thiD gene encoding bifunctional hydroxymethylpyrimidine kinase/phosphomethylpyrimidine kinase codes for MDPRVAMTIAGSDSGGGAGLQADLKTFAAHRVFGTSVVTAVTAQNTAAVLGVHVLDPAFVDLQIAAVVSDLPVVAVKTGMLASSATVAAVARRAAAGDLPDLVVDPVLVASTGRPLLDDDGIAAYLELLLPHAAVVTPNTTEAALLAGHAVDDVDAMVRAAHRLAATGARVVVVTGGHLGGEHAPDVVLLDGTVHVLEGPRVVSGNDHGTGCTLSAAITAHLARGAAVLDAVTRAKDFVTAALDGAAGWHLGAGHGPLDHFGWRDHAGP; via the coding sequence GTGGACCCCCGGGTGGCCATGACCATCGCCGGCTCCGACTCCGGTGGCGGGGCGGGGCTCCAGGCCGACCTGAAGACCTTCGCCGCCCACCGCGTCTTCGGCACCAGCGTGGTCACGGCCGTGACCGCCCAGAACACCGCCGCGGTGCTGGGCGTCCACGTGCTCGACCCCGCCTTCGTGGACCTGCAGATCGCCGCGGTCGTGTCGGACCTGCCCGTGGTGGCGGTGAAGACCGGCATGCTGGCGTCATCGGCGACGGTCGCAGCCGTGGCGCGGCGGGCGGCCGCCGGCGATCTTCCCGACCTGGTCGTCGACCCCGTCCTGGTGGCGTCGACCGGCCGACCGCTCCTCGACGACGACGGGATCGCCGCCTACCTCGAGCTGCTGCTGCCCCACGCCGCCGTCGTCACGCCCAACACGACGGAGGCCGCCCTCCTGGCGGGCCACGCCGTCGACGACGTGGACGCCATGGTGCGCGCCGCGCACCGCCTGGCGGCCACCGGGGCGCGGGTGGTGGTGGTCACGGGCGGCCACCTCGGCGGAGAGCACGCCCCGGACGTGGTGCTGCTCGACGGCACCGTGCACGTCCTGGAGGGACCGCGGGTGGTGTCGGGCAACGACCACGGCACGGGGTGCACGCTGTCGGCCGCCATCACCGCCCACCTTGCCCGCGGCGCGGCCGTGCTCGACGCCGTCACCCGGGCGAAGGACTTCGTGACGGCCGCGCTCGACGGCGCGGCCGGGTGGCACCTGGGCGCGGGCCACGGGCCGCTCGACCACTTCGGTTGGAGGGACCACGCCGGACCGTGA
- a CDS encoding glycosyltransferase 87 family protein codes for MSTGLLGRGARVMASWSPEERDAVLYSASALFAIGTAQLASISLYQQWGRLAVGPYVAGAVASALLARRERRRAARAADGTAAGTGAGGAAGRASVDAAGGRAIATWHWTTPRAVTFLVVLLGATLMPLSLEVLWRTDTGGTAHVQPEVAVVERAGDAFVHGKDPYSRIDPRAHIKAPPGQPAYDVYNPYLPLMSLFGGPRSTSASPRLTDARVAFSVFTILVVVIALALCRGPTGPRVLALQSMTVLPTAALPLATGGDDLPVAALMLLGLVLLQRRRPLWAGVALGVAASMKITAWPLAALALLVARDRHGRRGRRPVLAVLAGILGVMIPAVLPTAAENVSAFIDNVVRFPLGLAGVRSPAGSPLIGHIVVSLFPWIHRAFTVTAAAAGALVLGYVLVRHRPTTPAALARLVGWVMTVAILLAPATRVGYLLYPVDFFVWAWLLRGEESVDPFEPVTAAAGEPEDPAETEEPLLVGARRPSVLVRHGEEP; via the coding sequence ATGTCCACCGGCCTCCTTGGGCGGGGTGCCCGGGTGATGGCGTCGTGGAGCCCCGAGGAACGGGACGCCGTGCTCTACTCGGCGTCCGCCCTCTTCGCCATCGGCACGGCCCAGCTCGCCTCGATCAGCCTTTACCAACAGTGGGGGAGGCTGGCGGTGGGGCCCTACGTCGCCGGGGCGGTGGCCTCGGCCCTGTTGGCCCGCCGGGAGCGCCGGCGCGCCGCACGCGCCGCCGACGGTACTGCTGCCGGTACCGGCGCCGGTGGGGCCGCCGGGCGGGCATCGGTCGACGCGGCGGGCGGTCGGGCCATCGCCACCTGGCACTGGACGACACCGCGCGCCGTCACGTTCCTGGTGGTCCTGCTCGGCGCCACGCTCATGCCGCTCTCGCTCGAGGTGCTGTGGCGCACCGACACAGGGGGGACCGCGCACGTCCAACCCGAGGTGGCGGTGGTGGAGCGCGCCGGCGACGCCTTCGTGCACGGTAAGGACCCGTACTCGCGCATCGACCCCCGCGCCCACATCAAGGCGCCGCCGGGCCAGCCCGCCTACGACGTCTACAACCCGTACCTCCCGCTCATGTCGCTGTTCGGCGGCCCCCGCAGCACGAGTGCGTCGCCGCGCCTCACCGACGCCCGCGTGGCCTTCTCCGTGTTCACGATCCTGGTGGTCGTGATCGCGCTGGCGCTGTGCCGCGGCCCCACCGGTCCGCGCGTTCTCGCGCTGCAGAGCATGACCGTGCTGCCCACTGCGGCGCTGCCCCTCGCCACCGGCGGTGACGACCTCCCCGTGGCCGCCCTGATGCTCCTCGGCCTTGTCCTGCTGCAACGAAGACGGCCTCTGTGGGCCGGGGTGGCCCTGGGGGTGGCGGCGTCGATGAAGATCACGGCGTGGCCGCTCGCCGCCCTGGCGCTCCTGGTGGCGCGCGATCGCCACGGCCGGCGCGGTCGGCGACCGGTGCTGGCGGTGCTCGCCGGCATCCTCGGCGTGATGATCCCGGCGGTGCTGCCCACCGCGGCGGAGAACGTCTCGGCGTTCATCGACAACGTCGTGCGCTTCCCGCTGGGGCTGGCCGGTGTGCGGTCCCCGGCCGGCAGCCCCCTGATCGGTCACATCGTGGTGTCGCTGTTCCCCTGGATCCACCGGGCCTTCACGGTGACGGCCGCGGCCGCGGGCGCCCTCGTGCTGGGCTACGTCCTGGTCCGCCACCGGCCGACCACGCCGGCCGCCCTGGCGCGCCTGGTGGGATGGGTGATGACCGTCGCCATCCTCCTGGCCCCCGCCACCCGCGTCGGGTACCTGCTCTACCCGGTCGACTTCTTCGTATGGGCGTGGCTGCTGCGCGGCGAGGAGTCGGTGGACCCCTTCGAGCCGGTCACGGCCGCCGCCGGCGAACCCGAGGATCCCGCCGAGACCGAAGAGCCGCTGCTGGTGGGCGCCCGGCGGCCGTCAGTTCTGGTCCGACACGGCGAAGAGCCGTAG
- a CDS encoding acryloyl-CoA reductase: protein MPDDPTARLVGDGPTARLPGDGPGHDAVDSGFPAFVVRNDGESVATGVEELHLGDLPEGEVLVEVAWSSVNYKDAMVTVPGNRVARTSPLVPGVDLAGVVVASDDPDLAPGTAVLAHGGDIGVARHGGYARYARVPAGVALALPEGLSARDAMAIGTAGFTAALSVDQLEQHGMRPGEGPVLVTGASGGVGSFAVVLLAARGYEVAASTGKSDEHDWLRALGAAEVIGRDDIDKAGGRVLGPEHWAGAVDCVGGETLARALQGLRYGAAVAASGLTGGTALETTVYPFITRSVALLGVDSVRTPVERRRQVWGRLGTDLRPAHLDDLIAAEVPLQGVAHALSDILAARVRGRLLVRLDGPP, encoded by the coding sequence GTGCCCGACGACCCCACGGCCCGGCTCGTCGGCGACGGCCCCACGGCCCGGCTCCCTGGCGACGGCCCCGGTCACGACGCCGTCGACAGCGGCTTCCCGGCCTTCGTCGTGCGCAACGACGGCGAATCCGTCGCCACCGGCGTGGAGGAGCTCCACCTCGGCGACCTGCCCGAGGGCGAGGTGCTCGTCGAGGTGGCGTGGTCGTCGGTCAACTACAAAGACGCCATGGTCACCGTGCCCGGCAACCGCGTGGCCCGGACGTCCCCGCTCGTCCCCGGCGTCGACCTCGCCGGGGTCGTCGTGGCGAGCGACGACCCCGACCTCGCGCCCGGGACGGCCGTCCTCGCCCACGGCGGGGACATCGGCGTGGCGCGCCACGGCGGTTACGCCCGCTACGCCCGGGTGCCCGCAGGCGTGGCCCTGGCGCTTCCCGAGGGGCTGTCGGCACGCGACGCCATGGCCATCGGCACCGCCGGCTTCACCGCCGCCTTGTCCGTCGACCAGCTCGAGCAGCACGGGATGCGCCCCGGGGAGGGCCCGGTCCTCGTGACCGGCGCCTCAGGTGGGGTCGGGTCGTTCGCCGTGGTGCTACTGGCGGCGCGCGGCTACGAGGTCGCGGCGAGCACCGGCAAGTCCGACGAGCACGATTGGCTGCGGGCGCTCGGCGCCGCCGAGGTCATCGGGCGCGACGACATCGACAAGGCCGGCGGGCGCGTGCTCGGGCCCGAGCACTGGGCGGGCGCCGTCGACTGCGTCGGCGGGGAGACACTGGCGCGGGCCCTGCAGGGTCTGCGGTACGGGGCGGCGGTGGCCGCCAGCGGACTGACCGGAGGGACCGCGCTCGAAACCACCGTGTACCCCTTCATCACCCGCAGCGTCGCCCTGCTCGGGGTGGACTCGGTGCGCACGCCCGTCGAGCGCCGGCGCCAGGTGTGGGGGCGACTCGGCACCGACCTCCGGCCCGCCCACCTCGACGACCTGATCGCCGCCGAGGTCCCCCTGCAGGGCGTGGCGCACGCGTTGTCCGACATCCTGGCGGCGCGCGTCCGCGGGCGGCTGCTCGTCCGGCTGGACGGGCCTCCATAA
- a CDS encoding DUF4232 domain-containing protein: protein MRLRTALPALAALSLAAGLSACSSGHTAAPGNGGATTTAGPTTSTSATSAGSSTTTTTGVLGGVACAASSLVTTVVGSQGAAGTFELTFGMRNSTTSSCPMNGFPGAQLLDSSGTQLVTRVVRAGNYQFTNISPTPVVLDPGATAYFNLAYSDVTTGTETSCPTAAQIDVTPPNAVDHDVVRVQMMVCNGGTVTVSPVFAAGSAASQTTAPPQA from the coding sequence ATGCGCCTCCGCACGGCGCTGCCCGCCCTGGCGGCGCTGTCTCTGGCCGCGGGTCTCTCCGCGTGCTCGTCGGGCCACACCGCCGCCCCGGGCAACGGGGGCGCGACCACCACGGCGGGCCCGACGACGTCGACGAGCGCGACCTCCGCCGGCTCGTCCACAACCACGACGACCGGCGTGCTCGGCGGCGTGGCCTGTGCGGCCAGCTCCCTGGTGACGACGGTGGTCGGCTCCCAGGGTGCGGCCGGGACGTTCGAGCTCACGTTCGGGATGCGCAATTCGACGACGTCCAGCTGTCCCATGAACGGGTTCCCGGGGGCGCAGCTGCTCGACTCCTCGGGCACGCAGCTGGTGACGCGGGTGGTGCGGGCCGGGAACTATCAGTTCACGAACATCTCCCCGACGCCCGTCGTGCTCGACCCGGGAGCGACGGCGTACTTCAACCTGGCGTACTCGGACGTGACCACGGGGACCGAGACCTCGTGCCCCACCGCCGCCCAGATCGACGTGACCCCGCCCAACGCCGTCGACCACGACGTGGTCCGGGTGCAGATGATGGTGTGCAACGGCGGCACGGTCACGGTGTCCCCGGTGTTCGCGGCGGGCTCGGCGGCCTCGCAGACCACCGCCCCGCCGCAGGCCTGA